The following are from one region of the Centropristis striata isolate RG_2023a ecotype Rhode Island chromosome 19, C.striata_1.0, whole genome shotgun sequence genome:
- the LOC131992827 gene encoding zinc finger and BTB domain-containing protein 7C — MVHHREEDLIGIPFPNHSSDVLCSLNEQRRDGLLCDVILIVRDQEYRTHRSVLAACSQYFKKLFTVATGDGGDHHHAAAVYEIDFVAPDSLTAILEFAYTSTLTVTASNVKEILNAAQMLEIPCIINVCLEIMDSGGGGGGGGGGGRGEEGEEEEEDAEEDEEEEEEEEDEEEDEGSRKDEQEDEEDNVSERSLQSSESRGEQTPPGTGDSPPPSTSTYHQQFDLHRESSQSQSPDTMRGKQESMESRALKDFSIESLLQEGLYPRMSTLDRRANFSPLLPGFYPSMWAAEFPAFPKQLLDPSHHQHPHTGASPQTRLPNTFPTSAPLEASRPLDLAVKREIIKEEMKEEIPLSLLHGNFLKDFVSSGLGSSMNAGSAPSEGHALGPIKDESDFRSYLNFLSSASHLGALFPPWQLEEERKMKPKASQQCPICNKVIQGAGKLPRHMRTHTGEKPYMCTICEVRFTRQDKLKIHMRKHTGERPYICLHCNSKFVHNYDLKNHLRIHTGVRPYQCEHCYKSFTRSDHLHRHIKRQSCRISRPRRGRKPAAWRSTPTSNFLCPPSAAPNRFEENGLSPAYQGVKSHGLGEMLGNRGLGFKSGDRAGRESREERRAEGKHVAEEEKAGAGRQRGVFAFALAGEEVLTHSPFYAATSDPWTMRLERAPPIPEPAK, encoded by the exons atgGTTCATCACAGAGAAGAGGATCTGATCGGGATCCCCTTCCCAAATCACAGCAGCGATGTTCTCTGCAGCCTCAATGAGCAGCGGCGTGACGGGCTGCTCTGCGATGTCATCCTCATCGTTCGCGACCAGGAGTACCGCACCCACCGCTCCGTTCTGGCCGCCTGCAGCCAATACTTCAAGAAGCTCTTCACAGTGGCCACCGGTGATGGTGGGGATCACCATCACGCAGCGGCAGTGTACGAAATCGACTTTGTGGCACCAGATTCTCTCACAGCCATCCTGGAGTTTGCCTACACCTCCACTCTGACCGTGACGGCATCAAACGTCAAAGAGATCCTGAACGCAGCTCAGATGCTGGAGATTCCCTGCATCATCAACGTTTGCCTCGAGATCATGGACAGCGGGGGCGGAGGCggcggaggaggcggaggagggagaggggaggagggagaagaggaagaggaggatgcggaggaagatgaggaggaggaagaagaagaagaggatgaagaggaggacgaGGGGTCGAGGAAGGATGagcaggaggacgaggaggacaaCGTCAGCGAGAGGTCGCTGCAGTCGTCGGAGAGCAGGGGGGAGCAGACGCCTCCGGGGACGGGGGACTCGCCTCCTCCCAGCACCTCCACGTACCACCAGCAGTTTGATCTGCACAGAGAGTCGTCACAGTCACAGTCTCCGGACACCATGAGAGGAAAACAG GAGAGTATGGAGAGTCGGGCTTTGAAGGATTTCTCCATCGAGTCTCTGCTCCAGGAGGGCCTCTACCCCCGTATGTCAACACTGGACAGGAGGGCCAacttctcccctctcctccctggCTTCTACCCCTCCATGTGGGCCGCTGAGTTCCCAGCCTTCCCCAAGCAGCTCCTGGACCCCAGCCACCACCAGCATCCCCACACCGGAGCCTCACCGCAAACCAGGCTCCCCAACACCTTCCCCACCTCTGCACCGCTGGAGGCCTCCAGGCCCCTTGATCTAGCTGTGAAACGAGAGATCATAAAGGAGGAGATGAAAGAGGAAATCCCACTCAGTCTGCTCCACGGCAACTTCCTGAAGGACTTTGTCAGCTCGGGCCTTGGCAGCAGCATGAACGCTGGGTCAGCACCGTCAGAAGGTCACGCTCTGGGTCCCATAAAAGATGAATCTGACTTCCGGTCGTATCTGAACTTTCTGAGCTCTGCTTCCCACCTGGGGGCGCTGTTCCCTCCCtggcagctggaggaggagaggaagatgaaGCCCAAAGCGTCGCAGCAGTGTCCCATCTGCAACAAGGTCATCCAAGGAGCTGGGAAACTTCCACGACACATGAGGACACATACGGGGGAGAAACCGTACATGTGCACTATCTGTGAAGTACGATTTACCAG ACAAGACAAACTGAAAATCCACATGAGGAAGCACACAGGTGAGCGCCCCTACATCTGCCTTCACTGCAACTCCAAGTTTGTCCACAACTACGACCTGAAGAACCACCTGCGAATCCACACAGGCGTCCGTCCGTACCAGTGCGAGCACTGCTACAAAAGTTTCACACGGTCCGACCACCTACATCGACACATCAAGAGGCAGAGCTGCCGCATCTCCCGCCCCCGTCGAGGACGAAAGCCAGCTGCTTGGCGGTCTACACCCACCAGCAACTTCCTGTGCCCCCCCTCTGCCGCCCCCAACAGGTTTGAGGAGAACGGGTTGAGCCCCGCATACCAGGGAGTCAAGAGTCACGGACTTGGGGAGATGCTCGGGAACAGGGGTCTGGGATTTAAGAGCGGGGACCGAGCGGGCAGGGAGAGCAGGGAGGAACGGCGAGCAGAGGGGAAGCATGtcgcagaggaggagaaggcggGAGCGGGGAGGCAGAGAGGAGTGTTTGCCTTCGCCCTGGCTGGAGAAGAAGTGCTTACCCACTCTCCATTTTATGCtgcgacctctgacccctggaCCATGAGACTGGAGCGTGCTCCACCCATCCCTGAGCCGGCCAAGTGA